The sequence GGCGAACGCCCGCTCGTATCCGGCGAGTTTGGCCTCGCCGCGGATGGAGTTGCCGTAGTCGAAGACCTCGGCGCCGGCGTCCTGGAAGCCGACCATCGCCTCCACGTGCCGGGCCATGGACTCGCGGGCCCGCTGGGTGAAGTCGGCGGGCTTCTCGGCCGTGTAGTCGGCCATGTCGGCGAAGTCCATGCCGAGCGGGAGGTAGGCGAGCGGGTCGTGTGCGGAGGTCTGGTCGGTGACCACGTCGATAGGGGCGCCCATGGCGAGCAGTCGCGGCACGACCTCGGCGGCGTTGCCCAGGACGCCGATGGACAGCGGGCGGCGGGCGTCGCGGGCCTCGGTGGCCAGGCGCAGCGCGTGGTCGAGGGAGTCGGCGCGCACGTCGAGGTAGCGGTGCTCGATCCGGCGGTCGATGGCGCGCGGGTCGCAGTCGACGCAGATCACCACGCCGCCGTTCATGGTGACCGCGAGCGGCTGGGCGCCGCCCATGCCGCCGAGGCCGGCGGTGAGGGTGATGGTGCCGGCCAGGCTGCCGCCGAACCGCTTGGCGGCGACGGCGGCGAAGGTCTCGTAGGTGCCCTGGAGGATGCCCTGGGTGCCGATGTAGATCCACGAACCCGCGGTCATCTGCCCGTACATGGTCAGGCCGAGGGCTTCGAGGCGGCGGAACTCCTCCCAGTTGGCCCAGTCGCCGACCAGGTTGGAGTTGGCGATCAGCACCCGGGGCGCCCACTCGTGGGTCTGCATGACGCCGACCGGGCGGCCGGACTGGACGAGCATGGTCTCGTCCTGCTTCAGGCCGCGCAGGGTGCGCACCATGGCGTCGAAGGAGTTCCAGTCGCGGGCGGCCTTGCCGGTGCCGCCGTAGACGACGAGCTTGTCGGGGTGCTCGGCGACCTCGGGGTCCAGGTTGTTCTGGAGCATCCGCAGCGCGGCTTCCTGTTGCCAACCCTGGGCGCTCAGTTCCGTGCCGCGCGGTGCGCGTACCGGCCTCGGTCCGGTCATCGGGCAAGCCTCCTCGTGGTGGCGGCGTGGTGGCGGAAGACGGTGCGCGCGCCGCCGGGCGGCGCACCCGTAGCAAGATATTCACATCCTCGTCTGATGAATACCTCTAGTCAACAGGACCCGGGTGGAAGTCCCGCGCGGGAAGGTGGTGGGATGGCGGGCATGACGGATGAGCTGGGGATACGGCGGGGGCACGCGCTGCGGGCCGCGGTGGAGCAGGGGCTGGCCGGGGAGGCCGAACCGGTGGTCGGGTTGCTGGACATCGCGGGCATCGCCGCCTCGGCGACGGCCCTGCATGCCGCGTTCGCCACCCCTGGTGTGACCGTGACTCATACCTTCGCGGTGAAGGCCGCCTCGCTCGTGCCGGTGCTCGGGCTGCTCGCCGAGTGCGGGCTGGGCGCGGAGGTGGCCAGCCCGGGCGAGCTCGCGCTGGCCCGCGCGGCCGGCATCCCGGCGGAGCGGACCGTGCTGGACTCCCCCGCCAAGACTCTCGCCGAACTGCG comes from Streptomyces sp. NBC_00448 and encodes:
- the hutU gene encoding urocanate hydratase, translating into MTGPRPVRAPRGTELSAQGWQQEAALRMLQNNLDPEVAEHPDKLVVYGGTGKAARDWNSFDAMVRTLRGLKQDETMLVQSGRPVGVMQTHEWAPRVLIANSNLVGDWANWEEFRRLEALGLTMYGQMTAGSWIYIGTQGILQGTYETFAAVAAKRFGGSLAGTITLTAGLGGMGGAQPLAVTMNGGVVICVDCDPRAIDRRIEHRYLDVRADSLDHALRLATEARDARRPLSIGVLGNAAEVVPRLLAMGAPIDVVTDQTSAHDPLAYLPLGMDFADMADYTAEKPADFTQRARESMARHVEAMVGFQDAGAEVFDYGNSIRGEAKLAGYERAFAFPGFVPAYIRPLFCEGKGPFRWAALSGDPADIHHTDRAILDLFPENESLARWIKLAGERVHFQGLPARICWLGYGERDRAGERFNEMVADGTLKAPVVIGRDHLDAGSVASPYRETEGMLDGSDAIADWPLLNAMVNVASGASWVSIHHGGGVGIGRSIHAGQVTVADGTPLAAEKIRRVLTNDPGMGVIRHVDAGYDRAEEVAQERGVRVPMREGDAT